One Primulina eburnea isolate SZY01 chromosome 4, ASM2296580v1, whole genome shotgun sequence genomic window, agtGGAATTAAATAAAGTATTTGTGATAGTTTTCTTATATATGAGAACAGCTAACAAAATTCAAATGTGGAGGAACGGCTGTGGGCCTAAGCTGGGCCCATGCACTTGGCGATGCATTCTCTGCTGCAAGATTCATGAACCAATTGGGGAAGACCATGGATGGTAATGGACCAGGTCGACCCATTGCTCTGGCCCAATCTCTCACAAAGTCCACAAGTGCCAATATCCAGCCCGGAGATGTGGAGGATCCACTTAGCATCAAACGGGTCGGACCGGTTGGAGAGAATTGGATGAAGGTCACTGAATGCAACATGAATACATTCTCGTTTAATATTCCAGGCACGCAACTGAGTCATCTTCAATCTAAACTAAGGCGCGAGGGGGCCGAATTTTCGCCTTTCGAGGCACTTTCCGCTGTCCTTTGGCAATGCATCGCCAAAATCCGAGGACGGGGTCCGAAAGTTGTGACGATATGTGAAAAAGGTAAGAAAAATGAGACAGATGGGACACTGGGTAATGGCCTAAATGTGAGTGTGGTTAAGGCTGAATTTCCTATAGAGGAGGCCACGCCTAGTGAGCTAGCAACATTGTTGAAAACCAGAGCATTGGACGAGCGAAAAAAGATCGATCAAATAATGGAGAAAGAGCAAGGACTGTCTGACTTCATTGTGTATGGTGCAAATTTGACCTTTGTGAACCTTGACGAAGGAAACTTTTACGAGTTCGAGTACAGGGGGCAAAAGCCAGTTAGCTTTAGCCTTAAAATCGACGGAGTCGGTGAAGAAGGGGCTATTTTGGTGCTTCCTGGTGACAAGAATGTCTGTGAAGGAAGGAAAGTTACGGCGATTTTGCCGGAGAACGAGATCACAGAGTTGAAGGACGAGTTGAAAAGGGAGGGACTTTTGGCATGAAGAAACTTTCTTGGTTGAATGCCACATACATCTTGAAGGCAAACATAAGATAGTAACTGGAAATACAATGCAATAGCTTTGATAGTCATTGTATAAGATAAGAAGATTGCCTGAGAAACTTGCATTTTCTTGTTTTAATTTCTGTGAAATCTGCTTTATTGTGTTGTGTGATCAACCTTCATTAATGAATATCTCCTCCTttctattaattatttattttattttcaattacatttttAGCATATGAAGACAAAATTGGTAGGTTTTTTGTATTCCAGCAATGAAGACTGTTTGGTGTTCAAGTAGACAAGGacttgaaaattatgaaagaGATTGTATTAGTCAAATAAATATTACGATGAAAATCTATTTTCCCGACAAGAAAACACGCTGATGTAAATCACG contains:
- the LOC140829444 gene encoding protein ECERIFERUM 26-like, which gives rise to MVSSAMEEGLIYNIKLSSIGPGNVTVPDSIYEPENMDLAMKLHYLRCIYYFGNKAFEGLTPLVIKEPMFVWLNEFPVTSGRFRRTEAGRPYIKCNDSGVRFIEASCDKTLEEWLETKDDAHEKALVSSQIIGPELSFSPLVFIQLTKFKCGGTAVGLSWAHALGDAFSAARFMNQLGKTMDGNGPGRPIALAQSLTKSTSANIQPGDVEDPLSIKRVGPVGENWMKVTECNMNTFSFNIPGTQLSHLQSKLRREGAEFSPFEALSAVLWQCIAKIRGRGPKVVTICEKGKKNETDGTLGNGLNVSVVKAEFPIEEATPSELATLLKTRALDERKKIDQIMEKEQGLSDFIVYGANLTFVNLDEGNFYEFEYRGQKPVSFSLKIDGVGEEGAILVLPGDKNVCEGRKVTAILPENEITELKDELKREGLLA